Proteins from a single region of Vicia villosa cultivar HV-30 ecotype Madison, WI unplaced genomic scaffold, Vvil1.0 ctg.001445F_1_1, whole genome shotgun sequence:
- the LOC131635213 gene encoding uncharacterized protein LOC131635213: MIQLLFLVIFAEGVMAFLMLVKIGPLRDLVMKSLDLFKTGKVPATVKTIAGTMFVILLSSLMSIVKIQNKGAKLGTMSPMDQVLWRTHLLEASLLGFTLFLGFLIDRMHHYLQKLINLRNNMGASKEEVENLKKETVELKEKEEKASKELKQLKKELSTLSEGMKKVKMESEEKDKKVETAEAHVASLQKQAADLLLEYDRLLEDNQNLQAQAMGHKS, from the exons ATGATTCAGTTGTTGTTTTTAGTGATTTTTGCGGAGGGTGTTATGGCCTTTCTTATGTTGGTAAAGATAGGTCCATTGAGGGATCTTGTGATGAAGAGTTTGGATCTGTTCAAGACGGGGAAGGTTCCAGCTACGGTTAAAACGATTGCTGGCACAATGTTTGTGATTCTGCTTTCTAGTCTTATGAGTATTGTTAAGATCCAGAACAAAGGTGCTAAGCTTGGGACTATGTCGCCTATGGATCAAGTTCTTTGGAGAACTCACTTGCTTGAGGCTTCACTCCTTG GTTTTACATTATTCCTCGGATTCCTTATTGACCGTATGCACCATTATCTCCAAAAACTTATTAATTTAAGGAATAACATGGGAGCTTCAaaagaagaagtagaaaatctcAAAAAAGAAACCGTCGAGCTCAAAGAAAAGGAAGAGAAAGCCTCAAAGGAGCTAAAGCAACTGAAGAAAGAACTTTCAACTCTATCAGAAGGTATGAAGAAGGTGAAGATGGAGTCCGAAGAGAAAGACAAGAAAGTTGAGACGGCCGAAGCTCACGTTGCTTCCCTCCAAAAACAAGCCGCTGATTTACTACTTGAATATGACAGACTCTTGGAAGACAACCAAAATCTTCAAGCTCAAGCAATGGGACATAAGAGTTGA
- the LOC131635210 gene encoding uncharacterized protein LOC131635210: protein MAYQQFADFSTNSTNPFYLHPNENPALILVSPLLDDKNYHSRARSMHIALISKNKDKFIDGSLGKPLVSDPLYAPWICCNTMVLSWIHRSIYESIAKSVLWSDNAADVWKNLHIRFSHGNIFRVSDLQEDIYKLRQGNLDVSNYFTQLKVLWDELENYRPILACSCAIPSSCGAVASYKHYRAQDQVIRFLKCLNEKFTHSKSQIMMMNPMPDIDKSFSLIIQQERELNSSNSSLVKASSNPEEITTICQVQASSGNSHSKPGQNSSKGRIQGYGKGHNRVCTHCGRTNHTVETCFLKHGYPPCFKTKGKSP from the coding sequence ATGGCATACCAACAGTTCGCTGATTTTTCCACGAATTCAACAAATCCCTTCTATCTCCATCCAAATGAAAATCCTGCATTGATATTGGTTTCTCCCCTCCTTGACGATAAGAACTATCATAGTCGGGCTAGGTCTATGCACATTGCCTTGATTTCCAAGAACAAGGATAAGTTCATTGATGGATCTCTTGGTAAACCACTGGTTTCTGATCCTCTTTATGCGCCATGGATTTGTTGCAATACGATGGTGCTTTCTTGGATTCATCGTTCTATTTATGAGTCAATTGCAAAGTCAGTTCTTTGGAGTGATAATGCTGCAGATGTTTGGAAAAATTTGCATATCCGATTCTCTCATGGTAATATCTTCCGCGTCTCTGATCTTCAGGAAGACATCTACAAGCTTCGCCAAGGTAATCTTGATGTCTCCAATTACTTTACTCAGCTGAAAGTTTTATGGGATGAACTGGAAAATTATAGACCTATTCTTGCTTGTTCATGTGCCATTCCCTCTTCTTGTGGAGCTGTTGCATCATATAAGCATTATCGTGCACAAGATCAGGTGATTCGATTTCTCAAATGTCTAAATGAGAAGTTTACCCACTCCAAATCTCAAATCATGATGATGAATCCTATGCCTGACATAGACAAATCATTCTCTCTGATTATTCAGCAAGAAAGAGAGCTCAATAGTTCCAATTCTTCTTTGGTCAAGGCATCATCGAATCCTGAAGAGATTACTACTATTTGCCAAGTTCAGGCATCTTCTGGTAATTCTCATAGCAAACCTGGTCAGAACTCCTCTAAAGGAAGAATTCAAGGTTATGGTAAAGGCCACAATCGTGTTTGCACACATTGTGGTAGGACCAATCACACAGTGGAAACATGTTTTCTCAAACATGGCTATCCACCATGTTTCAAGACTAAGGGAAAGTCTCCATAG